The segment TTAAATACTACGGCTATTGAAGTAAACGATTTTGACCCATTATTGGCGAATCAAAATTATGAAGGAATAGGCCAATTGGCGCATAAAATGAAAGCCCCTATACAAATGCTAGGTGCAAGTGATTTGTTTGAAAAAGTACGCGCATTGGAAGCAATTGGTAAGAATAAAACCAATTTAGAAAGCGTTCCCAATTTAATTAATGAAATAAAAGTAAGCATTGATAATTTGAAAATTGAAATTGGTCAATTATTGCTTACTATGTAAGAAGCTAAAACGATAGAAACTAAAAA is part of the Bacteroidota bacterium genome and harbors:
- a CDS encoding Hpt domain-containing protein; the encoded protein is MSNIDLTYLNEISGGDNAFIREMLDLFLNTTAIEVNDFDPLLANQNYEGIGQLAHKMKAPIQMLGASDLFEKVRALEAIGKNKTNLESVPNLINEIKVSIDNLKIEIGQLLLTM